The following nucleotide sequence is from Hylaeus volcanicus isolate JK05 chromosome 3, UHH_iyHylVolc1.0_haploid, whole genome shotgun sequence.
ttttattttccaaataaaaacatgtatcCTAGGAAAACAAATCATACAccaaatacaaacaaaaacaaacataTAACAGAACTATCGTAGATGGTATCACGATTATACCGATTATATATGTACTATTGTTCATATTATCATGCAGAAAACTGATTACACGGGACAACGCTGGTTCTACTGGTTCTCAAGACAAAAACGTAAATTACAGGAACAACAAAGGTCTTTGACATTCGATTGCCGACACACGGGGTAAGATAGTGTCTTATTGCGGCGTGACCTGTTGTACGGCAAAAGGAATCCTATACCGCCAAGAATAAGGGCGAAGTAGATAAAGTTGCGTTTGTCGACCGGCGGCGACAGATGAGTGAACCcgttggaaaatttaaattcattcatgCCTCTCGCTTTCCCTAACTGTACATAGCCACGGCTCAAATTCTCATCCATGTTAACCGTGACGTTTTGCCGAGAACGATCGTGAAAGAACGAAGCCGCTGACCGTTTTACGAGTCCATCGTTCAACGTGAACTTGGACGGTCAGTTCTTTTCACCTAACTTCACCGAGTACCGCACCATACACTTCCCGTCGATCGGTTAATTGTATCTGATCACTaccttatttatttctttacgcGTAATATGGACGCGATCATTGTCGCGCGTCCGAGCGCATGCTTTGAAAATTGCGGCATTGATTTCTGCGCGCGCATCGCGTACCCCGCCGCCGTCCTAGCGGCGAATTCGAATAACCCTATAattcatttacatttgtaCCTGGAGATCTGTTTACTATTAACCaacgtaatttttatgtagCTGTGGATATCTCTGATCTGTCTCCTATAAGCACTGATCGACCAACGTATCTTGCGTGGATTGAACAATCATTACGTTCTCGAGCTTATTGTTTTATCATTgttatttatcgataatatttcatGGAATTAATGATACCATTTCATTATGTAACATAAAAATCTCTCTGTATTCTAAGAAGATgctgaaaaaaataaattgtaataataaaatttatcattttttttaaatattagttttttagtggcgccatcggtgggaaaatgcccaagtttgtagtgaaaatagttcccagtACCGCcgatagatggcgccactCGATAAAGGGACAATAATTAATGCTGTATtaactattcataaaaataataaatttNNNNNNNNNNtattaattatgcatttatgataaataaagtaattattggTTAAAGTCgtcggtggcgccatcttacaGAAACGGTGGGAACTATTGTCACTAAaagcttgggcgttttgccacCCATGGCGCCACTGTTACTAACCTATACTTTCGCGCGCTTTTACCATATTCCTgtatgcaataaatatttatttagaggttGTTGTATGTGGATACAATGAAGTGTaagtgaatttctttttttaataaactatgtAATAATGATTTGAATAAGGGTGAATGAAGTTAAAATAGGTAAATACAGCAgatggtatttattttgttccaGCACCTCTTAGAATATCCGAATGGACTCCTGTTCACGTTATTGCAAACAAAGCTGagtgtaatataattttggaaaatacGGATGCGTTAAAGGAAATCCCTTTAATAAACAATGCACCCTTAGATAACTTTACAGATCGACAATTGGTTCGGTTTAGAGGAATGGTTCAGGACATGCGTAAtcctgaatattattttcaacaatatgaagtaaaaaatattgaaacagaaGTTCTTGAAGTTAGATGTGGCATGTACACAGACACTGTCCAATGCCtggtaattatataattgaaatattgctTTTTACGGCCTCTTGGTACATCGTTTTATCcatgttaaaattttattgacattcCGGATCGATGTTAGAGGCCTATAGTAAAAATTTCTGGTAGTTCCAGGTGTGAGATACGAGAAGAACAGTTGATCTCACGTATAAAACTACCAACAATGTTTAGTTTATagcataaacattttataactaatatgttttgttttatttgaatgttaatgttattaataatgttattaGCCACACGAAGAGATCCTATTAGACTCTGATAAAACTCAGAATATGGAAAGACATACTTGTGTTGTTATATCAACACCTGGTCTAAATGATTGGGCAAAGGAAAAGTATAAACATTCTTACTGTCAAAGTACAAAGGCAGCCAGCACTCATAAAAGAAATCTAGATGATAACAACTGCGAAAGCATGGATTGCTCTGAATCAAttcgaaaaagggaaaaactTTTGTCGAATGAAGATAGCAACGAAATGGATACTACTGAACAAGATACTAAGcagcaaaatatattttcaaaggaaTACATATTGAACTTTCCAATTCCTATGGATGACGGTAAAGCTTGCATCGTGAAGgttattaaatacttttttacttttatttttagaatagtacattcataattcataaatCTTATAAGAAAATCTCTTTAATATATTCAGGTATGTGTTTAATTTGCAGATATACGAGGATACagctttaaaattaaacgaagttatcgaaataataggttttatttctttggatCCTCTTCTAAGTACTATTCACGATGTCGACGAGACTATGACGGAAGCTGAAATGAGCATTCAGCATCCACCTGTTTCTCTCATTCCTCGGTTACATGCTGTAAAAGTAATTCATCTATCTAAAcaggaaattgaaaatgctCCAGAAATAATGTCTAAAGCACAATTGATAAGAAGCGATCTTCATCTAGTATTAAGTCAGCTTCTCTTTGGAGACCACCTAGCTGCCGACTATTTAATTAGTCATTTACTCTCtacaatgtatgtacatagattattttcatagaaaaattgatCATTGAGttgtcgaaaatatttgcttttcAGCTATTTGAGGAAAGATTGTTTATGTCTTGGTACTTACCCATTAAACATCACACATTTTCCTTTTACCAAATACAATACATTTACGAAAgatttgtattcatttttatcactatttattgaaaaaagtcaTTTACTAGAAGTaactttggaaaatttaaacgaCTTCACTCTATCCCCAAAGTAAGTGAACgcaatatttctatataaaattatattaaaaatataattatgacacgtttatatatttgttcgtAGGAAAGACTACGACTGCAATAGACTAACGAGCGGCATGCTTCAACTTAGCGACAATACTCATCTAGTAATAGACGAGACAGGATTAACCACTGGTCAAGTTTCGCAAGCCGGGCGAGAAAATTATAGTACAATTtgcgatttaattaattttcagaaagTGACGTAtgacttcaaattttataaaatggaGTACGACACGGACATCCCGgttttaatattatcagaAACGAAGTCGTTCATTCCTGTGcgtaaaaattcgtaaaagaatcgaattatctttatttaaataatctatttatgcatttgtatTTTAGTGTCAGACTCAAGTCGCTTTGAAGATAGACGCAGAGTCGGAAAATCTTTATCCCCGAGTATTGGAAATcgcgaaacaatatttaaaagatgGAAACCGATTAACAAATATTCGTCAGTATTTAAAACATGTAAAAAATGTgaagtttgaatttaacgaaGATATCGTAAATGTAAGACATGTTGCATTTCGTatactaatataatattgttttatacGATTATATCACTTTACTCTTCTTTTACAGGAAATACAAAGTGATTTCGTAAAAATGAGGcagacaaataaaaatgtaaatgtcgATCATTTACACGGATTAATGATCCTGGCTAGATTATTATCGTTGTCGAATGGATTAAACACATTATCTACGGAGTACTGGAAAAAAGCTGTTGAGATGGAAGCACAAAGATTGAATAGATTACcagagaagaaataaatatatgttaaatatactcttttattatatttttatacatttgtatgGAAGTTTGTTATTCTTTTATCCATCTTAATAAgtagtatttaaattaaagactaCCTTTTTACGTCGATCTCTAATCAATGCATCAATTTACGAAATAGGAAACAAACTACGACTACCAAAAGCTTTACTACACTGTACTAAAGCGTTACAAGAGTGGTTGTAACGTCTATcgatatacattaatatttatacatacgcTAAATTCcactttatttgaaaatggaaatagCAGATTGTTACTTGTTCGTTCTTGTTCGAAATATTTCCGaccagaaatattttcaagaaatattgcGGACGATTTGATGAAATCGACATTAAAAAGTTCAGcacttttaattctttttatttcgagtCATCCGTCGTCAAtataaagatgaaaataaattagggatagcaatattttacatattcagCGTCGAAACATTTTCGTTGTTATTTAGGATTGTCGTTATTTAAAGGTCACACGGTTTCTTTGCACATCGTATAGAATTCCGAATCGAATCTTTGATAAAACTTACGTTCGCGCGTGTTCAGTTTCATAAACGTTAGCATCGTTTAAAGCTTTCTGCACCGTGGCCGCAGTTCGTAGTTTGTTAAGTCTTTCTTCGCGTTCTTTTCGTATTAATTCTAGTCCTTTTCTTGCGGCTTGGCCGTACCTTTTCGACAGTGCTACCTCTCCCTTTGCTCCTGGAATGTGGCCTGTATAACCCACGATCGGTGGTCTCTCAGGGGAGATTTCGTAATCTGcaataattgattataaaaacagtattattttctgaaatacattaaattttatttatgtgcACACGTACGAAAAGTGGTACGATTTCGATCATGATCGTGATCAATCTCGATGGCCACGTTGTCTGCTCTCGCTCGAGATGAAAGATTTCTGGGATCGCATCTTTCAGCTTGAGCTTTCATGGCATCTCTGCGTTCTCTTGCTCTcaatttgttttgattttcacGCCATTCCCTGGCACCTTCTTCCACGGCTTTAATAAAGGATAGACCATAACAGCTATTAAATCCAGGAATGTATCCTATAAGTGAACGATAAAGACGATGTTGTTTATTGTGGCTATACGACAATCCAAactatttcatttgtttcaagTCCTTTACC
It contains:
- the LOC128874294 gene encoding protein FAM166B-like; its protein translation is MVFDPVAEEQRKRFFRQNYGAHLPGYTGHCPTLKFRVGKRFGASTEEIMKELLEKKILKTGPYRPNSSRDVHGNGSIPCGKDDIRRDWKTDAQLFKAPPYILGYTGYIPGFNSCYGLSFIKAVEEGAREWRENQNKLRARERRDAMKAQAERCDPRNLSSRARADNVAIEIDHDHDRNRTTFHYEISPERPPIVGYTGHIPGAKGEVALSKRYGQAARKGLELIRKEREERLNKLRTAATVQKALNDANVYETEHARTGI
- the LOC128874290 gene encoding mini-chromosome maintenance complex-binding protein → MKSPLRISEWTPVHVIANKAECNIILENTDALKEIPLINNAPLDNFTDRQLVRFRGMVQDMRNPEYYFQQYEVKNIETEVLEVRCGMYTDTVQCLPHEEILLDSDKTQNMERHTCVVISTPGLNDWAKEKYKHSYCQSTKAASTHKRNLDDNNCESMDCSESIRKREKLLSNEDSNEMDTTEQDTKQQNIFSKEYILNFPIPMDDGKACIVKIYEDTALKLNEVIEIIGFISLDPLLSTIHDVDETMTEAEMSIQHPPVSLIPRLHAVKVIHLSKQEIENAPEIMSKAQLIRSDLHLVLSQLLFGDHLAADYLISHLLSTIYLRKDCLCLGTYPLNITHFPFTKYNTFTKDLYSFLSLFIEKSHLLEVTLENLNDFTLSPKKDYDCNRLTSGMLQLSDNTHLVIDETGLTTGQVSQAGRENYSTICDLINFQKVTYDFKFYKMEYDTDIPVLILSETKSFIPCQTQVALKIDAESENLYPRVLEIAKQYLKDGNRLTNIRQYLKHVKNVKFEFNEDIVNEIQSDFVKMRQTNKNVNVDHLHGLMILARLLSLSNGLNTLSTEYWKKAVEMEAQRLNRLPEKK